AAGTATAGAAGACAAGAAATATATGGAAAGAAAAAGAAAGAGATAGGAAAGATATTACGGGAGTTATGTGATTGGAAAGGAGTGCAGATAATAGAAGCCAATGCATGCCCAGACCATATACATATGCTAGTAGCAATTCCACCAAAATTAAGTATATCAAGCTTTATGGGATTTCTAAAAGGGAAAAGTAGTTTAAGGATATTTGAGAAGTTCGGGAATCTCAAATATAAATATGGAAATAGACACTTTTGGTGCAGAGGATATTATGTGAGTACGGTAGGGAGAAATAAAAAGGCAATAGAACAATATATAAAAAATCAATTACACGAAGATATGATGTCAGATCAAATAAGTCTAAAAGAATACATGGACCCTTTTAAGGGTAGCAAGTAGAGAACTTTATGCAGCTGGCGGAATCAAAGAGTGCCTTAAGGCACAGCAGGTACCATGCCCTTATAGGGCTAAAGAAATACCACCAGCTAAGCTGGTGGATATTTATTTGTGTATTTTTATTGAGTTATAACCGGTGATGAATTACAAATTATTAAAATTAAATTTACGAGGCAGATCAAATTTTTAGCCAGAATCATCCTATTAAATACTCCTGAATATTGTGACCTGTACTTTGGCATGATATAGTAAATCTATGTTACCTAAGATTATTGAATGCGTTCATTCAAAATTTGGGTGAGAGAAAATATAACTCTAAAATAAACCTGATGATGAGGATTGTTTGCTGATGTGTTCCGAAAAGGAAGTAGATTATCTGAAAGCTGTAAGCGGGAAAACCGCATGTACGTATTGGTCAGAAAACAATTAATTAATTTGGAGGTGCCAGGATGGATGCAAAATTTGATCCAAATAACGTCGTTATAAAACTCTGCATGAGTGGGATGAGTTTGGAGGATAGTGGAAAAATCGAAGATGCCATCATGATGTTTCATAAAGCATGGGATGAAGCATCAGACGACTATGAAAGGTTTATTGCAGCTTATCATTTAGCTCGTGTACAAAAGAATATTACAGAAAAATTGAAATGGATGGAAACATCTTTACAGTGCGCACTAAATGTAAATGATGAAGATGTTAAGAGTGCATACCCAACTTTATATCTAAACATTGCCCAATATTATGAGGAGTTAGGGGACTCTGATAATGCAAAAAAATACTATGAACTGTCAAATTC
The genomic region above belongs to Defluviitalea saccharophila and contains:
- the tnpA gene encoding IS200/IS605 family transposase; protein product: MDENSLSHTKWDCKYHIVFAPKYRRQEIYGKKKKEIGKILRELCDWKGVQIIEANACPDHIHMLVAIPPKLSISSFMGFLKGKSSLRIFEKFGNLKYKYGNRHFWCRGYYVSTVGRNKKAIEQYIKNQLHEDMMSDQISLKEYMDPFKGSK